In Chanodichthys erythropterus isolate Z2021 chromosome 18, ASM2448905v1, whole genome shotgun sequence, the following are encoded in one genomic region:
- the LOC137007137 gene encoding B-cell receptor CD22-like → MLMCFQMALSFPLIFLLMIHRVSSADWGVTYKPLHICALNNSSVIMSCTYTYPTGHQILKVFWTKDTVRGKEPLDLSEDPGYSRRLQYLGDKQQNCSMRLSHVTLKDSNKYYFRFTTNKVDGKWIGTPGVTLTVTDDFDLQVESPERVTEGDSVRLTCKSSCTLTDRATFIWYRNSQPLTERRDRNNELLLQSVRREDAGRYSCAVHGHNHTSPAVQLNVMYPPRNVSVSVSPSGEIVSGDSVTLNCSSDSNPPAEISWFKGETFVRAGRIYSISKISSDDSGEYKCKSINEHGEKYSDAVTLNIMYPPRNISVSISPSGEIVSGDSVTLICSSDSNPPAEISWFKGRKPVGSGRIYSISKIRSDDSGEHKCKSRNQHGEKLSDAVTLNIMYPPRNISVSISPSGEIVSGDSVTLNCSSDSNPPAEISWIRGGTSVGYGRIYSMSKIISNDSGEYKCKSRNQHGEKLSDAMTLNVMYPPRNVSVLINGSGEIVPGDSVTLMCSSDSNPPALSFRWFKENESSAVGSGQRFSALQSGHFYCQAQNQHGSQRSDAVPVTVHHGAGRNAIKNTAAPGAFIVIIIIIIIIIIIIITLFIIKKRRSVKTEDPTAKQNNLHSDASLTPLSEPDSANDSVKPNRFEGKTPESRDTEEDQYTTAQNIRKEEKKRLEETECQNDDIRVHQPDTAV, encoded by the exons ATGCTGATGTGCTTCCAAATGGCTCTTTCTTTTCCTCTGATCTTTCTGCTCATGATTCACA GGGTTTCTAGTGCTGACTGGGGTGTGACTTACAAACCTTTACACATCTGTGCACTAAATAACTCATCAGTGATAATGAGCTGTACTTATACATACCCTACTGGACATCAGATCTTGAAAGTGTTCTGGACTAAAGACACTGTAAGGGGCAAAGAGCCTCTAGATCTGTCTGAGGACCCTGGATACAGTAGGAGGCTTCAGTATCTGGGAGATAAACAGCAGAACTGCTCCATGAGACtgagtcatgtgacactgaaggattCAAACAAGTACTATTTCAGATTCACCACTAATAAAGTTGATGGTAAATGGATTGGCACTCCAGGAGTGACTCTTACTGTCACAGATGACTTTG atctTCAGGTGGAGTCTCCTGAGAGAGTGacagagggagattcagtccgtCTGACATGTAAAAGCAGCTGCACTCTGACTGACAGAGCAACATTCATCTGGTACAGAAACTCACAGCCATTAACTGAGAGAAGAGACAGAAACAATGAACTCCTGCTGCAGTCAGTCAGAAGAGAGGATGCAGGCAGATATAGCTGTGCTGTACACGGACACAATCACACTTCTCCTGCTGTTCAGCTCAATGTCATGT ATCCACCCAGGAACGTCTCAGTGTCCGTCAGTCCATCTGGTGAAATAGtgtcaggagattcagtgactctgaactgcagcagtgattcaaaccctcctgcAGAAATCAGCTGGTTTAAGGGAGAAACTTTTGTGAGAGCTGGAAGAATCTACAGCATCTCAAAGATCAGCTCTGATGACAGTGGAGAATACAAGTGCAAGTCCATCAATGAACATGGAGAGAAATACTCTGATGCTGTGACTTTAAACATCATGT ATCCTCCCAGGAACATCTCAGTGTCCATCAGTCCATCTGGTGAAATAGtgtcaggagattcagtgactctgatctgcagcagtgattcaaaccctcctgcAGAAATCAGCTGGTTTAAAGGAAGAAAGCCTGTAGGATCTGGAAGAATCTACAGCATTTCGAAGATCAGATCTGATGACAGTGGAGAACACAAGTGCAAGTCCAGAAATCAACATGGAGAGAAATTATCTGATGCTGTGACTTTAAACATCATGT ATCCTCCCAGGAACATCTCAGTGTCCATCAGTCCATCTGGTGAAATAGtgtcaggagattcagtgactctgaactgcagcagtgattcaaaccctcctgcAGAAATCAGCTGGATTAGAGGAGGAACGTCTGTAGGATATGGAAGAATCTACAGCATGTCAAAAATCATCTCTAATGACAGTGGAGAATACAAGTGCAAGTCCAGAAATCAACATGGAGAGAAATTATCTGATGCTATGACTTTAAACGTCATGT ACCCTCCCAGGAACGTCTCAGTGTTGATAAATGGATCTGGTGAAATTGTGCcaggagattcagtgactctgatgtgcagcagtgattcaaaccctcctgctCTGAGCTTCAGATGGTTTAAGGAGAATGAAAGCTCAGCTGTTGGATCTGGACAGAGATTCAGTGCACTACAGAGTGGACACTTCTACTGTCAGGCTCAAAATCAACATGGATCTCAGAGATCAGACGCTGTACCTGTCACAG TTCATCATGGTGCTGGTAGGAATGCGATTAAAAACACAGCGGCACCTGGAGCATTCATCGTAATTATAATcatcataatcatcatcatcatcatcatcatcaccctcTTTATAAT AAAGAAACGAAGGAGTGTTAAAACTGAAGATCCCACAGCAAAACAG AATAATCTCCATTCTGACGCGTCACTGACGCCTCTTTCTGAACCCGATTCAGCCAATGACAGTGTGAAACCAAACAGATTTGAAGGAAAAACTCCCGAGTCTAGAGATACTGAGGAGGACCAGTACACAACTGCCCAAAATATCAGAAAggaagagaagaaaagactgGAAGAGACTGAATGTCAGAATGATGATATAAGAGTTCATCAGCCTGATACTGCCGTTTAG